In one Pseudomonas sp. Bout1 genomic region, the following are encoded:
- the pnuC gene encoding nicotinamide riboside transporter PnuC, with amino-acid sequence MSGLELFAAALGVIAVWLTVKQNPWCWPIGLVMVLLYTWIFFDVKLYSDMLLQVIYAALQLYGWWQWTRAGEVRQGRQVTSLGLQPILQGLAVGALGSLLLGAAMAHWTDAAQPWLDAALTGFSLVAQMWMAQKRVQCWPLWIAVDVIFVGLFLYKGLYLTAALYALFTVIAVQGWREWRADPALHA; translated from the coding sequence ATGTCCGGGCTTGAACTGTTTGCCGCCGCCCTGGGGGTGATCGCTGTCTGGTTGACGGTTAAACAGAACCCGTGGTGTTGGCCCATCGGCCTGGTGATGGTGCTGCTGTACACCTGGATCTTCTTCGATGTGAAGCTCTACTCCGACATGCTCCTGCAAGTGATCTACGCGGCCCTGCAACTTTACGGCTGGTGGCAGTGGACCCGCGCCGGCGAGGTCAGGCAAGGCCGGCAAGTCACCAGCCTGGGCCTGCAACCGATCCTGCAGGGCCTGGCCGTGGGTGCCCTGGGCAGCCTGTTGCTGGGAGCCGCCATGGCCCACTGGACCGACGCCGCCCAACCCTGGCTGGACGCCGCCCTGACCGGCTTCAGCCTGGTGGCGCAGATGTGGATGGCGCAAAAACGCGTGCAATGCTGGCCGCTGTGGATTGCCGTGGATGTGATCTTCGTCGGGCTGTTCCTCTATAAAGGCCTGTACCTGACCGCCGCGCTCTATGCCTTGTTCACCGTTATCGCCGTGCAAGGCTGGCGCGAATGGCGCGCCGACCCGGCGTTGCACGCATGA